One segment of Ziziphus jujuba cultivar Dongzao chromosome 12, ASM3175591v1 DNA contains the following:
- the LOC112493233 gene encoding uncharacterized protein LOC112493233, translating into MVRNGREQTWMWKDEEDREEEEEEEARISGMKFKAEMYPRFQGRTLRRLRHFWQVLLSYLALYVCVSLSISVLLYDGQFEELSARVLMLRSALNSDYHLTLPIFVHPMP; encoded by the exons ATGGTGAGGAATGGAAGAGAACAGACATGGATGTGGAAGGATGAAGAAgatagagaagaagaagaagaagaagaagcaaggaTTTCCGGAATGAAGTTCAAGGCTGAAATGTATCCTCGTTTCCAAGGCAGAACTCTCAGACGTCTAAG acATTTCTGGCAAGTGCTACTTAGTTACCTTGctctgtatgtgtgtgtgtctcTCTCTATCTCAGTACTTCTTTATGATGGTCAATTTGAAGAATTATCAGCCAGGGTTTTGATGCTGAGATCTGCATTAAACTCAGATTATCATCTTACTTTGCCTATATTTGTTCATCCAATGCCATAA